Part of the Quercus robur chromosome 5, dhQueRobu3.1, whole genome shotgun sequence genome, GAAAAATCCCTCCTCGTTTAGGGAGGAAAAGCCCTTCCTCGGCCATGGGGAGAGCCCTCCTCGGCACAGTGTAGCCGAGGATGGAGGAGGTAACCTACCACTGGTAGTGACACTCCCTACCATCCCACGAAGCGAGAAAAGGACTAAAACAGAAAAGGACAACGAAAGTGTTTAAAGGAAATActgtcattattgcattcagtgccttgtgctTGACACGGTcatacttctctgtccttacaaccactcccaacaactggagggaaGGGCTGATGGAACAAGTACCTACTCTAGGGACCCCATTCAGGAGGAAGAAAACTACTATAAAAGGGGAATAAAGAGAAACATGGAGGGTGGGGCGAAGACCTCCCAACACACAAGAGGGACCAGAAAGGGCTCCCGAAACTGTACCGAGGACCAATTCTCCCAGATGAACTCAGTCCATCTCATCCTATCGAGTAAAACACCATAATAACTGTTGTCCATACACCAAAGCCTaactctttggcccactctctacaaattcattgtaccgggtTCACTGGTCTAAAGTCCCACGCATTTTGGGCCGAACCAAAAAAATCGGACcttacaaatataaatatataattttttttagtagggTTTGAATGTTGATTGCCAGGTTGGATCTAAAGAGAAATTAGATTTACAAAGTGTTGTTGGAAATTGGGTTATACAGGGTAGAAACTTTTAAAGTTTTCTCCTAGTATTCAGAGTCATAGTGAATCAATATGTGGCATAACCATAGTGGGTAATGAGTGAGGTcacattcaaaacaaaatttttttgtcaccAATATAAATTGCCCAACACGTGCTTTCCCTATGAGATTACAGCCATGGAAACGCTCTACTTTTTCTACAAGACATCTTTCATTCTAATTTTAGGTGAAACAATCCTCCTTTTTTTACTATTGTAAATTTGTCATTCTAGTCTACTAAACAAACTAagtctaaaaataatttaagtgaGAATAGATAGTCTAACTTATATggtaatattatattatattatgtgtACCTAACAGAGATTgagaaattattttctaaagtAGATATTTGCAAGGAGGATATGACCAAATGGATTAAGAATTTCAGCTGGATAAGTTCTGAATCAATTGGGTGTTCTTAAATAAGAACTTTGTCCACTTGAGAACGAGcatgaatttattattattattttttttttggaaactcAAATTAtgctaaaatgcaaaaatacGCTCTAGAACGATCACTCCacatttttttgtcaaatgtAACTAACAAAAAGTAGTAATGTGCATTGCATGTGATCACTTTACtttgaaaagaaattatttttattttaaattatagtttaataaaaaattcaatttaaagaaaaatatgagtttggctctctctctctctctctctcgttatAGTCATCACTAATTTCTTCTTGTAATGGTGAAAGGAGTCATTGCGCTCCAACCTTCGATCTTCTCATGATTGTTGCAATGACCTCTAATCTTTGACCTTCCTCACTAGTGCCCCTAGGACCTACCTTTGTCATCTTCGCAGCTTTGGTAGAAGTAGAAGCATATGGGAGGCGTCTTGGGAGGATCATTGAGCTCAGATCAGAGTGGCCAATTGAACGTTGTGAGTTGATTATGATCTCTTCATGGTTGCTGGCTTTGCgtttgggtttgagtttttgAGTCTTGGAAGCGAGGCCAGCAAATATTGGAACAGCATGACCGcaagttcaaattttattttttttggggggtttgcatttgggtttgttttttattgattaGTGAGAAATTGCATATTTGGTTGGTGAAAAAGTGtaagaaagataaataaaatcttGCTTTGTTTTAGTAAGTTGTATTTATTTGGTTGATGAGttgtatatatcaaaataacatAATTGGCAAATTACACCAATTAGGTTTCGCGAAATgacttttataaaaattaaaaaaaaaaaaattcacaaaatgacACTTTCACCTATATGTtcgagaaattattatttacacaGGAAGGATTACTGATGTGATTTTTCTTGACTAATGAGATGATGTCATCTATGCAAATGTATGTATGAACTTCTTAATcaacacaataaataaaaaataaaaattaccaaatgaTGTCATATTTGCATAAATAACTGCATTTTATTGGTTAAGAGATTATAAATGATCACGTCAACAGTCCTCTTAAtagacctaataatttttctatatgTTCAAGTAAATAACACTCTTATCGCTATAAATGCTAAGAATAAGTTCTTTTTAATAAGTacgtatttaaaaaaaaaaatcatgtcctTTCAAACTATTactttaaataatgaaatactATTTCATTAGGGATGTACCAATTTGAAagatatggattttttttttcttttttcaagtttCATTTCTTAAAATGTCTAGTTGGAGAAAGTACCATTTGGTACAAACTCAAGAAAGTTGAGTATAATTTacccataaaataatttatagaaggaaaacaaaacaaaaaaagaaggggaacAAGAGTTCAGACTGTTCAGTTTCCAAAATCAAGCAGCCATTGGGAAGTGCTAAAAACTAGCCCAAATGGTATAATTTGATTTGATCTCTTTTTAAATTAGCAACATGTAAATAAAATAGCAACAGAGATCTAGAACCAAGACAAAGAGTTCCCTATCAACAGACAAAGAGTTCCCTATCATTATAATACCACTAGTCTActagtacttaaaaaaaaaaaaaaaaaaaaaaaaaaaaaaaaaaaaaaaaaaactagtattaATCCTCTGTGATGGGTTCCACTTGTGCTCCCTCAGTAATAGTCTCATCACCATTGATCTGATCAAGTACAAGCACCAAACCCATAGCAAAAGCTCCATCAAAACCAGGTTTTAGGCATATAGAGAAAACGTCTTTCCCAAGCACCACATTGGTGGAAGCATCAACTTTGCGTTTAATCTCAGCCACTGATTCTTTCCCAGCGTTGAAGATTGTGCAACACCGTTGTGCAAAGCTTCCTTCGATCTGGTACTCCTCTCCTGGATTGTTGTACACCTCCACGCTCACGCTTGACCGTCCGATTATCGATGATCTCCTCACGCTGAAGAACGGTTTTTGGCCGTCTGATCTTTCACCCTTGAACCCTTCCCATCGTTGATGCAGACTCGGCCTCTGTGAAAACCATAAAAAAGTGGTTTGAGTTAACTCAGCTTGTTGACTCGGTTTATCATTCAACAAATTGTATTAGTGAAGAATatcctctctgtttttttttttttttttaaacaaaattaatttatttcataTCTGAAAAATAAGGTGCCAAAATTAATAATACCAATTAATGGGCATTGACAAATTTAATTATGAACCATTTTTAACAATAATGATGATCTTAATGGACGAGTTGACTCGGCATGAGTAATAAATCTTTGAGTCAACTCAGATCAAATCGGTACCCATTAAAAGATAtgaaaaaatagagacaacCCATTTAGTTTCATTTCATGTTTGTACATCTTCTAAACAGAATTCAGCAAAATAGTGGATTGGATCCACGACTCGCCGAGTTGACTCAGAATTTTGAAGGTTAATGAACAAACCCTTTTCCTGGAAATTCAATTTCTCCCTCAAATTCCTAACATATTTGTTAAAAACGTAAGCCCAAACTAGACTCAGTGAGTCAACtcgtccccccccccccccccccacccccccacaaaaaaaaaaaaaaaaaaaaaaaaactgtgaaaAGCTGGAGCGAGTCCATACCTTTCGGCGAACAGTGAGGAGGCACTTTCCATGAGCGTCCATGAGAACGATCTCACCTTTGTCACGAGTATCAGGACCGTACGAGTCGACTCGGAAGACCAACTGACCCTTGCAGTCATACACACTGTAACCATCGTTGGCAAAGAAAAGAGAGGTCTTTAGAACGGTGAGAAGGGTCTCTTGTTTATACACATACCCACCTTCACCAATTATGGTTTCCTTCATTGTTTTGTGTTGGGATTCGATTGTACAAGACTTTGATGCAAATTAATGCAACTGTCTCTTAGTTTTGAGGCTGAAAGGTTAGCGTTTGCTTTGTGTATATGGGAGAGCGTTGAAGAAATGCAAACGTTGGAGGAAGATATATATTGTTGGACAAAgccagagaaagagagagaggtaacAGTAACACGGCGAGAACTCGGAGCTCAGTCTTTTTGACATGTGGGAATATGGCATTgctttaaaagttaaaactttttgttttttgtttttttttatttagctataaatatgataattttttttttttttttgaaacatgataatatcttatatatataataaaaaaaatgataatatctTCTCAGGAATGGACCGACTGGACAGTGgacactctttctctctcttattaaGGGTCATGAGTCATGACTTTTCACATCCCCTTGTTGTTTTGGACCACCCCCAAAGAATATGGAGGTAGACTGGTGGTGGTACTAGTGTACTAGGCTCTATGATGAACCTGATTACCTAAGGTTGAGGCCAGGTGTAACTCGAATACGAATGACTCGGTTGCTTTTGGCTTGTAAATTAATTTAATGGTATCTTGTACGAATTAGATTTAGAACTTCGAGGAAGGGGAACTTTTACTCTCCTTTTTTTAGTAAAGACTTGAAAGGAttgtaagagcattagcattggaaaatgttaatgctattctattttacaattctaaaaatcactttatcatttatactatcttattttacaatacctccacaTCTCAAAACTCtatttctattaaaatattattttttaatatttttttattatttctttataacTGTCATTTTTTTTCGGACTCATTTCGTAGGCTTTccaacaatctttttttttactctccttCTCCCTCAATAGCAACACACAAGCCATCAACAACCACAGCCACCGCACCAaaaacccaagccaccgatcaACTCAAGCCACCGATCAACCCATCAACAACCACAGCCACGACACCAAAAACCCGTCAGCACCTCAACCCATCAACAACCACTGCCGTGCAACCCATCAACAACCACAGCCACGGCACCTCAACCCATCAGTACCTCAACccatcaacaaccacaaccacaaccacaaccac contains:
- the LOC126725702 gene encoding protein LURP-one-related 12, which gives rise to MKETIIGEGGYVYKQETLLTVLKTSLFFANDGYSVYDCKGQLVFRVDSYGPDTRDKGEIVLMDAHGKCLLTVRRKRPSLHQRWEGFKGERSDGQKPFFSVRRSSIIGRSSVSVEVYNNPGEEYQIEGSFAQRCCTIFNAGKESVAEIKRKVDASTNVVLGKDVFSICLKPGFDGAFAMGLVLVLDQINGDETITEGAQVEPITED